The Parus major isolate Abel chromosome 5, Parus_major1.1, whole genome shotgun sequence genome contains a region encoding:
- the BRMS1L gene encoding breast cancer metastasis-suppressor 1-like protein has product MPVHSREKKENNHDEMEVDYGENEGSSSEEEETESSSVSEEGDSSEMDDEDCERRRMECLDEMSNLEKQFTDLKDQLYKERLSQVDAKLQEVIAGKAPEYLEPLAALQENMQIRTKVAGIYRELCLESVKNKYECEIQASRQHCESEKLLLYDTVQSELEEKIRRLEEDRHSIDITSELWNDELQSRKKRKDPFSPDKKKPVVVSGPYIVYMLQDLDILEDWTTIRKAMATLGPHRVKPEPPVKLEKHLHSARSEEGRLYYDGEWYGRGQTICIDKKDECPTSAIITTINHDEVWFKRPDGSKSKLYISQLQKGKYSIKHNHN; this is encoded by the exons ATGCCGGTCCATTCCCGGGAAAAGAAGGAGAATAATCACGATGAGATGGAGGTGGACTACGGAGAGAACgagggcagcagctctgaggaggaggagaccgAGAGCTCGTCCGTCTCCGAGGAGGGCGACAGCTCAG aaATGGATGATGAGGACTGTGAAAGAAGAAGAATGGAATGTTTAGATGAAATGTCCAATCTTGAAAAGCAATTTACAGACCTTAAAGATCA aCTTTACAAAGAAAGATTAAGCCAAGTGGATGCAAAGCTACAAGAGGTCATAGCTGGAAAAGCACCTGAATATTTAGAACCATTGGCAGCTTTAcaagaaaatatgcaaatcCGAACCAAGGTGGCAG GTATCTATAGAGAGCTTTGTCTGGAATCTGTGAAGAACAAATATGAATGTGAAATTCAAGCCTCTCGACAGCACTGTGAG AGTGAGAAGCTTCTCTTGTATGATACTGTACAAAGTGAACTAGAAGAGAAGATTAGAAGACTTGAAGAAGACAGACATAGCATTGACATTACCTCAG AATTATGGAATGATGAGCTCCAgtccaggaagaaaaggaaggatcCATTTAGCCCAGATAAGAAGAAACCTGTTGTTGTATCAG GCCCTTATATAGTTTATATGTTACAAGACCTTGATATACTTGAAGACTGGACAACAATAAGAAAG gCAATGGCTACGCTGGGACCACACAGGGTAAAGCCAGAAC CACCTGTCAAATTAGAAAAGCATCTACATAGTGCTAGATCTGAAGAAGGAAGACTCTATTATGACGGCGAGTGGTATGGACGAGGCCAGACGATATGCATTGATAAGAAAGATGAATGTCCTACAAG TGCCATAATTACAACAATTAACCATGATGAAGTTTGGTTTAAAAGACCGGATGGAAGCAAGTCTAAGCTGTATATTTCTCagctacagaaaggaaaatattcaataAAGCATAACCACAACTGA